CATATTATTAGCTGTATCAATTATATTCTATATTAATCTATTCTTTCCTTTTATTTTTAAGATATAAATTAATCTGTTGTGCTAGTTAAATCTTAAATATATCAAAAATACTATGATGATTTTCTCACTATTAAAAATTGAGTAGCTTAAAGTAAGTAATTTCAATATGAAAAATTAACTAGCACAACAAGTTAAATTATACCTAATTTATTTGATATATTTTATCGAAAGTCAAATCGAATGTAAATATGGACTTTTAATTTTTATAGGAGTATAATATAGTTGTCATGACAACTAAGGTGGTGATATAGATGGAATTTAATTTAGATGATTCATTGGGTTTTATTCTAAATAGGTTAAATGCAAAACTTAAAAATGAATTGTTTCAACGGTTAAAGGAATATGACGTTACACCAGAGCAATGGTCTATACTTAACTGTTTATGGGTAGAAGAAGGTGTTACTCCTAAAGAGTTGGCAGATATCATCTTTAAAGATAAGCCAAACACTAATCGTATTCTTGAAAAATTGCAAATGAAAGAATTGATTGTTAGAAATCCTCATCCAGTAGATAAAAGAGCCTTTCAAATCTTTTTGACTGAACGTGGCTGGGCATTAAAGGATAAATTAATTCCTATAGTTACGCAATTGTTGGAGGAAGCAACGATAGGAATAGAAAAAAGTAAACTCCTAGATATGAAAAAGCTATTAAATCAAATATATTATAATCTTAAGTAATTTTTTTATCATCTTAGTTGTCATGACAACTAAGATGATAAATCTGCATATATAACATTATATTTAAAAGAGAGTGAGGAAAATAATGTGGAAAGTTCTTTAGTTAAAAGTTTAGGTTTGAATTATGAACCAGTAGCTGTTTTGCTTAGCAATGAAAAGCCAGAAGGAGCACTTCAGGGGAAAGAAGGGCAGAGAAGTTGCACAATTCCATTATTTATTGCAGCTGCAAAAGGAAAAACATCAGTTTTTGAGCGTAAAACTGTAGTATGTCCTGGTGGTAAAGCAGGATTAGGGTTTGGACAATTTCCTAATTACCCAGGTGGAATTGAATACTTTTTGACAGTTGGTAAAGAAGGTAAATTTGGGGGGGAAGGATATATGAGAAATCCAGAACTAGGAGATGACTTTGTTAAGTGTCTACCAATAACTGATATTCCATATCAGTATGTCATCTTTAAACCGTTATCACAAATTGATATTGCTAAAGAAAATCCTGAAATAATTATATTTTACGTTAATCCTAATCAGTTATCAGCTCTTACGGTACTTGCAAATTATTATAGACCTGGATATGAAAATGTGATGATACCATTTTCATCAGGATGTCAGTCTCTTTTTCTTCTTCCTTATGCTGAATCTAAGAAGGAAAACTCGAGAGCAGTAGTGGGATTGATTGATATTACAGTACGTCCTATGATCGAAGCTGATATGATATCATTTTCTGTTCCTTACAAGATGTTTCTGGACATGGAGGAAAGTGTAGAGGGAAGTTTCTTGGAGAAACACTTATGGCACAGAGTAATGGCGAGAATGAAAAAGGTAAACAAAATATAATTAATCTGTTGTGCTAGTTAAATCTTAAATATATCAAAAATACTATGATGATTTTCTCACTATTAAAAATTGAGTAGCTTAAAGTAAGTAATTTCAATATGAAAAATTAACTGGCACAACAAGTTAAATTAGTAAATCTTTAGTTTTTTATTCCTCAGTTCTTGGTTTTATAGGATCACATTTTGGGCTTTCTATCTCTGTAACTTGAGCTAATTTTGTTACAGCGTAGCATTCTTCACGGGCCATATGGTCTAACATTAAAGCAGATAGAGTACCTAAGACCTTATGATCTAATTCTAATGCTTCTAGTTCTCGTAAGAATTTTTTAAATACAAGGAGCTCTTCTTCTACTTGATGATTAAATCTTGTAAAGGCTGGAAATTTATCGGTACCTGTTCTCATATATCCTGCCATTTCTACGGCCTTAATATAAAGCTGTTCAAATCGTGTAGTAAACTTTTGACTTTTTTTGCTCAGTTCCTTTTCAACCATATCAAGATCTCCAGCCACTCCTGCAGAAT
This is a stretch of genomic DNA from Alkaliphilus flagellatus. It encodes these proteins:
- a CDS encoding MarR family winged helix-turn-helix transcriptional regulator; this translates as MEFNLDDSLGFILNRLNAKLKNELFQRLKEYDVTPEQWSILNCLWVEEGVTPKELADIIFKDKPNTNRILEKLQMKELIVRNPHPVDKRAFQIFLTERGWALKDKLIPIVTQLLEEATIGIEKSKLLDMKKLLNQIYYNLK
- a CDS encoding DUF169 domain-containing protein, which produces MESSLVKSLGLNYEPVAVLLSNEKPEGALQGKEGQRSCTIPLFIAAAKGKTSVFERKTVVCPGGKAGLGFGQFPNYPGGIEYFLTVGKEGKFGGEGYMRNPELGDDFVKCLPITDIPYQYVIFKPLSQIDIAKENPEIIIFYVNPNQLSALTVLANYYRPGYENVMIPFSSGCQSLFLLPYAESKKENSRAVVGLIDITVRPMIEADMISFSVPYKMFLDMEESVEGSFLEKHLWHRVMARMKKVNKI